One region of Primulina tabacum isolate GXHZ01 chromosome 1, ASM2559414v2, whole genome shotgun sequence genomic DNA includes:
- the LOC142533420 gene encoding uncharacterized protein C12B10.15c isoform X1 has protein sequence MRLQRHQFQKLDLAFPDEVEPYREIRASSIIVRGERDFPREIPSSIIDRMDSRDDRSTIDLRRDGKIVMDLTGKMHQLPCCIKYNGATSVSHYFKPKPSGEMEVDGLRVEEAYFRGRKLHGTTISLPQGYSGSILGKKSSDKNANSSSSNCWKTCATFENLTIWNHDAVPSKEDAFLRALHWFPIAQALHQPVSVEDVESTCTN, from the exons ATGCGGCTGCAAAGACATCAATTTCAGAAACTGGACTTGGCATTTCCTGATGAAGTTGAACCTTATAGAGAAATACGTGCATCATCTATAATT GTGCGGGGAGAAAGGGATTTTCCTAGAGAAATACCTAGTTCTATCATTGATCGCATGGACAGCAGGGATGACAGGTCCACTATTGATCTGAGACGGGATGGGAAGATTGTGATGGACCTGACGGGGAAGATGCATCAGCTGCCCTGCTGCATCAAGTACAATGGCGCCACATCTGTTTCTCACTACTTCAAGCCCAAACCCTCTGGAG AAATGGAGGTGGATGGTCTAAGAGTGGAAGAGGCGTATTTTAGAGGAAGGAAATTGCATGGCACCACCATTTCCCTTCCCCAGGGCTATTCTG GGTCTATCTTGGGGAAGAAGAGTTCTGATAAGAATGCAAACAGTTCAAGTTCAAACTGCTGGAAGACATGTGCTACGTTTGAAAATTTAACAATCTGGAATCATGATGCCGTTCCCTCAAAAGAAGACGCTTTTTTGCGTGCCCTACACTGGTTTCCCATTGCACAAGCG CTGCATCAACCAGTCAGCGTCGAAGATGTTGAATCCACATGCACCAATTAG
- the LOC142533420 gene encoding uncharacterized protein C12B10.15c isoform X2 — translation MNFHEFRSVFSLLCTIVRGERDFPREIPSSIIDRMDSRDDRSTIDLRRDGKIVMDLTGKMHQLPCCIKYNGATSVSHYFKPKPSGEMEVDGLRVEEAYFRGRKLHGTTISLPQGYSGSILGKKSSDKNANSSSSNCWKTCATFENLTIWNHDAVPSKEDAFLRALHWFPIAQALHQPVSVEDVESTCTN, via the exons ATGAATTTTCATGAGTTTCGTTCTGTTTTCTCCCTACTGTGTACTATT GTGCGGGGAGAAAGGGATTTTCCTAGAGAAATACCTAGTTCTATCATTGATCGCATGGACAGCAGGGATGACAGGTCCACTATTGATCTGAGACGGGATGGGAAGATTGTGATGGACCTGACGGGGAAGATGCATCAGCTGCCCTGCTGCATCAAGTACAATGGCGCCACATCTGTTTCTCACTACTTCAAGCCCAAACCCTCTGGAG AAATGGAGGTGGATGGTCTAAGAGTGGAAGAGGCGTATTTTAGAGGAAGGAAATTGCATGGCACCACCATTTCCCTTCCCCAGGGCTATTCTG GGTCTATCTTGGGGAAGAAGAGTTCTGATAAGAATGCAAACAGTTCAAGTTCAAACTGCTGGAAGACATGTGCTACGTTTGAAAATTTAACAATCTGGAATCATGATGCCGTTCCCTCAAAAGAAGACGCTTTTTTGCGTGCCCTACACTGGTTTCCCATTGCACAAGCG CTGCATCAACCAGTCAGCGTCGAAGATGTTGAATCCACATGCACCAATTAG
- the LOC142533074 gene encoding glutathione hydrolase 3 isoform X2, with protein sequence MGQQDFQASLLNHSRNRNNSALCVVLVLLAIACIALRGELSLWSGKDDRKLNGRLQFNKSDVFESQLAVVAADDGRCSEIGVSMLEKGGHAVDAAVATAICLGVVSPMSSGIGGGGFMVVRSSSSSGALAIDMRETAPEAASQDMYENNAVAKYQGALSMGVPGELAGLHVAWLKFGRLPWRILFEPAIKLARNGFTVGPYLGASIAKNVDKIMVDPGLRKVYAPSGELLKVGQICYNVELGNSLEAIAKQGPKVFYNGTVGEQLIEDVRNAGGILTMEDLRNYQVNVIDAVAVNVMGYKIFGMAPPSSGTVGLSLVLYILDSYGTRRDAMKGALGLHRLIEALKHMFAIRMNLGDPKFVSIGDIVSDMLSPSFAKIIKEKILDNTTFPPEYYMHRWSQLRDHGTSHFCVVDSDRNAVSMTTTVNYAFGGGVLSPRTGIIFNNEMDDFSIPTDISPDKLPPAPTNFIAPNKRPLSSMTPIIVLKDDQLVGVLGGSGGLDIIPAVVQVFINHFILGMEPLAAVQSARVYHRLIPNIVSYENWTVVDGEHIELSEENKHFLRDRGHQLKAKTGGAICQLVVQNLNKTANSGRKMRSDNVIRGVLTAVSDPRKGGWPAGI encoded by the exons ATGGGGCAGCAGGACTTCCAGGCTTCGCTTCTGAATCACAGCAGAAATAGGAACAACTCAGCTTTATGTGTCGTTCTTGTTCTTTTAGCCATAGCAT GCATTGCTCTTAGAGGAGAGTTGAGCCTTTGGTCTGGAAAAGATGATCGCAAGTTGAATGGGAGACTGCAGTTCAACAAAAGTGACGTCTTTGAGTCTCAGCTAGCAGTCGTCGCTGCTGATGATGGTCGTTGCTCGGAAATTGGTGTGTCGATGCTCGAAAAAGGTGGTCATGCGGTCGATGCTGCTGTTGCAACAGCAATCTGCCTTGGAGTTGTTAGTCCAATGTCTAGTGGAATCGGAGGCGGCGGTTTTATGGTTGTTCGATCCTCGTCATCATCTGGTGCCCTTGCAATTGACATGAGAGAAACTGCTCCAGAAGCTGCCTCACAG GACATGTATGAGAACAATGCAGTAGCAAAGTATCAAGGAGCTCTGTCCATGGGTGTTCCCGGCGAGTTAGCAGGGCTTCACGTAGCTTGGTTGAAATTTGGCCGGTTGCCTTGGAGGATTTTGTTCGAACCTGCGATTAAACTTGCGAGAAATGGGTTTACAGTTGGACCATACCTTGGTGCAAGCATTGCTAAAAATGTGGACAAGATAATGGTTGATCCTGGCTTACGAAAAGTCTATGCACCAAGTGGTGAActattaaaagttggccaaatctGCTACAATGTAGAGCTTGGTAACAGCTTAGAGGCAATAGCCAAACAAGGGCCCAAGGTTTTCTATAACGGAACGGTTGGTGAACAATTGATTGAAGATGTGAGGAATGCTGGTGGGATTTTGACGATGGAAGACTTGAGAAACTACCAAGTAAATGTCATTGATGCGGTGGCTGTAAATGTTATGGGATACAAGATATTTGGAATGGCTCCTCCATCGAGTGGAACAGTTGGCCTTTCTTTG GTTCTGTATATCTTAGATAGTTATGGAACTCGTCGAGATGCTATGAAGGGTGCTCTGGGCTTGCATCGTCTTATTGAAGCATTGAAACACATGTTTGCTATTCGAATGAATCTTGGAGATCCCAAATTTGTCAGTATCGGTGATATCGTGTCCGACATGCTTTCTCCTTCTTTCGCAAAGATAATTAAAGAAAAGATATTGGACAATACCACATTCCCTCCTGAGTATTATATGCACAG GTGGAGCCAACTCAGGGATCATGGAACAAGCCACTTCTGTGTGGTGGATTCAGATCGAAATGCCGTGTCCATGACCACCACAGTGAATTATGCATTTGGAGGCGGTGTGCTCTCTCCTCGTACTGGCATCATTTTCAACAATGAAATGGATGATTTCTCTATACCGACTGACATATCCCCTGACAAGCTGCCTCCGGCTCCAACTAATTTTATTGCACCAAACAAGAGGCCCTTATCTTCCATGACACCCATCATTGTCCTCAAG GATGATCAGTTGGTAGGGGTCCTTGGCGGCAGCGGTGGCTTGGACATAATACCTGCAGTTGTGCAGGTTTTCATCAACCATTTTATCTTAGGAATGGAACCTTTAGCGGCTGTGCAGAGTGCAAGAGTTTACCACAGG CTGATTCCAAACATAGTGTCTTACGAGAATTGGACCGTTGTGGATGGCGAACACATCGAACTTTCTGAAGAGAACAAGCATTTCTTGAGAGACAGAGGTCATCAACTGAAGGCAAAAACAGGAGGGGCAATCTGTCAGCTTGTGGTtcaaaatctaaacaaaacaGCGAACTCGGGTCGGAAAATGAGAAGCGACAATGTCATTCGTGGAGTACTAACGGCTGTCAGTGATCCAAGGAAAGGTGGATGGCCTGCAGGGATCTGA
- the LOC142533074 gene encoding glutathione hydrolase 3 isoform X1 — protein MSLRFMQHQALSEELPASERRAEEEHAAYNAFKLTASKREFESEQKAIEASTAFARIQTKEEKRDAKKVYSMGQQDFQASLLNHSRNRNNSALCVVLVLLAIACIALRGELSLWSGKDDRKLNGRLQFNKSDVFESQLAVVAADDGRCSEIGVSMLEKGGHAVDAAVATAICLGVVSPMSSGIGGGGFMVVRSSSSSGALAIDMRETAPEAASQDMYENNAVAKYQGALSMGVPGELAGLHVAWLKFGRLPWRILFEPAIKLARNGFTVGPYLGASIAKNVDKIMVDPGLRKVYAPSGELLKVGQICYNVELGNSLEAIAKQGPKVFYNGTVGEQLIEDVRNAGGILTMEDLRNYQVNVIDAVAVNVMGYKIFGMAPPSSGTVGLSLVLYILDSYGTRRDAMKGALGLHRLIEALKHMFAIRMNLGDPKFVSIGDIVSDMLSPSFAKIIKEKILDNTTFPPEYYMHRWSQLRDHGTSHFCVVDSDRNAVSMTTTVNYAFGGGVLSPRTGIIFNNEMDDFSIPTDISPDKLPPAPTNFIAPNKRPLSSMTPIIVLKDDQLVGVLGGSGGLDIIPAVVQVFINHFILGMEPLAAVQSARVYHRLIPNIVSYENWTVVDGEHIELSEENKHFLRDRGHQLKAKTGGAICQLVVQNLNKTANSGRKMRSDNVIRGVLTAVSDPRKGGWPAGI, from the exons ATGTCGTTAAGGTTCATGCAACATCAGGCTTTGAGTGAGGAACTGCCTGCCTCTGAACGGAGAGCTGAAGAAGAGCATGCCGCGTATAACGCTTTCAAGCTG aCTGCTAGTAAAAGAGAATTTGAATCGGAACAGAAAGCAATTGAGGCATCCACGGCATTTGCTAGAATCCAG ACgaaagaagaaaagagagacgCAAAAAAAGTATATTCCATGGGGCAGCAGGACTTCCAGGCTTCGCTTCTGAATCACAGCAGAAATAGGAACAACTCAGCTTTATGTGTCGTTCTTGTTCTTTTAGCCATAGCAT GCATTGCTCTTAGAGGAGAGTTGAGCCTTTGGTCTGGAAAAGATGATCGCAAGTTGAATGGGAGACTGCAGTTCAACAAAAGTGACGTCTTTGAGTCTCAGCTAGCAGTCGTCGCTGCTGATGATGGTCGTTGCTCGGAAATTGGTGTGTCGATGCTCGAAAAAGGTGGTCATGCGGTCGATGCTGCTGTTGCAACAGCAATCTGCCTTGGAGTTGTTAGTCCAATGTCTAGTGGAATCGGAGGCGGCGGTTTTATGGTTGTTCGATCCTCGTCATCATCTGGTGCCCTTGCAATTGACATGAGAGAAACTGCTCCAGAAGCTGCCTCACAG GACATGTATGAGAACAATGCAGTAGCAAAGTATCAAGGAGCTCTGTCCATGGGTGTTCCCGGCGAGTTAGCAGGGCTTCACGTAGCTTGGTTGAAATTTGGCCGGTTGCCTTGGAGGATTTTGTTCGAACCTGCGATTAAACTTGCGAGAAATGGGTTTACAGTTGGACCATACCTTGGTGCAAGCATTGCTAAAAATGTGGACAAGATAATGGTTGATCCTGGCTTACGAAAAGTCTATGCACCAAGTGGTGAActattaaaagttggccaaatctGCTACAATGTAGAGCTTGGTAACAGCTTAGAGGCAATAGCCAAACAAGGGCCCAAGGTTTTCTATAACGGAACGGTTGGTGAACAATTGATTGAAGATGTGAGGAATGCTGGTGGGATTTTGACGATGGAAGACTTGAGAAACTACCAAGTAAATGTCATTGATGCGGTGGCTGTAAATGTTATGGGATACAAGATATTTGGAATGGCTCCTCCATCGAGTGGAACAGTTGGCCTTTCTTTG GTTCTGTATATCTTAGATAGTTATGGAACTCGTCGAGATGCTATGAAGGGTGCTCTGGGCTTGCATCGTCTTATTGAAGCATTGAAACACATGTTTGCTATTCGAATGAATCTTGGAGATCCCAAATTTGTCAGTATCGGTGATATCGTGTCCGACATGCTTTCTCCTTCTTTCGCAAAGATAATTAAAGAAAAGATATTGGACAATACCACATTCCCTCCTGAGTATTATATGCACAG GTGGAGCCAACTCAGGGATCATGGAACAAGCCACTTCTGTGTGGTGGATTCAGATCGAAATGCCGTGTCCATGACCACCACAGTGAATTATGCATTTGGAGGCGGTGTGCTCTCTCCTCGTACTGGCATCATTTTCAACAATGAAATGGATGATTTCTCTATACCGACTGACATATCCCCTGACAAGCTGCCTCCGGCTCCAACTAATTTTATTGCACCAAACAAGAGGCCCTTATCTTCCATGACACCCATCATTGTCCTCAAG GATGATCAGTTGGTAGGGGTCCTTGGCGGCAGCGGTGGCTTGGACATAATACCTGCAGTTGTGCAGGTTTTCATCAACCATTTTATCTTAGGAATGGAACCTTTAGCGGCTGTGCAGAGTGCAAGAGTTTACCACAGG CTGATTCCAAACATAGTGTCTTACGAGAATTGGACCGTTGTGGATGGCGAACACATCGAACTTTCTGAAGAGAACAAGCATTTCTTGAGAGACAGAGGTCATCAACTGAAGGCAAAAACAGGAGGGGCAATCTGTCAGCTTGTGGTtcaaaatctaaacaaaacaGCGAACTCGGGTCGGAAAATGAGAAGCGACAATGTCATTCGTGGAGTACTAACGGCTGTCAGTGATCCAAGGAAAGGTGGATGGCCTGCAGGGATCTGA